One genomic window of Staphylococcus hsinchuensis includes the following:
- a CDS encoding Mid2-like cell wall stress sensor domain protein — MSGTWIIFAITVLVAVYAAISLITNASKKNKGENNNEKLAKQNKIYGIIFILFLILVIVEIIALLAK; from the coding sequence ATGTCAGGTACATGGATTATATTCGCCATCACCGTACTTGTTGCAGTGTATGCAGCAATCAGTTTAATTACAAATGCCAGTAAGAAAAATAAAGGTGAAAATAATAACGAAAAGTTAGCAAAACAAAATAAAATTTACGGCATTATTTTTATTCTATTTTTAATCTTAGTTATTGTTGAAATTATAGCTTTATTAGCTAAATAA
- a CDS encoding VOC family protein, producing the protein MNGLRSVTTGTNDLFQTKKIFNEIIGLNVNEMGNALRFGDAELSSGTRLHFVEIPNYSIENNNIDEISVRVPSDEGLIEYKSILDKLEYNHSDIANLNGHSYFNFQDQNGQTFNIFSNEHNTGAPLGMPSFESSVNPLHQVQGLGPVLVKVNQLLITQSILTQVFGLDHFAEYTPSSEQSKAIQVFRIGDGGLGGELHIYEVEEELKMPEHGIVEQIEFATESKEQFQNAMQQLESIGIKYQTLDQGGEQSLRITENSGLTFILTLENNK; encoded by the coding sequence ATGAATGGTCTTAGAAGTGTTACGACAGGTACAAATGATTTATTCCAAACTAAAAAGATTTTTAATGAAATAATTGGACTCAACGTTAATGAAATGGGAAACGCATTACGATTTGGTGATGCAGAACTCAGTTCAGGAACGCGATTACATTTTGTTGAAATTCCAAATTATTCAATTGAAAATAATAATATAGATGAAATCAGTGTACGTGTACCTAGTGATGAAGGTTTAATTGAATATAAATCTATTTTAGATAAACTTGAATATAACCATAGTGATATTGCAAATTTGAATGGACATTCATATTTTAATTTTCAAGATCAAAATGGACAAACATTTAATATTTTTTCAAACGAGCACAATACTGGTGCACCATTAGGAATGCCTTCTTTTGAAAGTTCAGTCAATCCGTTACATCAAGTTCAGGGACTAGGGCCAGTGTTAGTAAAAGTCAATCAATTACTAATTACGCAATCAATACTTACACAAGTCTTCGGACTAGATCACTTTGCTGAATATACTCCTTCAAGTGAACAATCTAAAGCAATTCAAGTATTTCGTATTGGTGATGGTGGACTAGGCGGAGAATTACATATTTATGAGGTTGAAGAAGAATTAAAAATGCCTGAACATGGTATTGTAGAACAAATTGAATTTGCAACTGAATCAAAAGAGCAATTTCAAAACGCCATGCAACAACTTGAATCTATAGGGATTAAGTACCAAACATTGGATCAAGGCGGAGAACAATCTTTAAGAATCACTGAAAATAGTGGGCTAACATTTATTTTAACTTTGGAAAATAATAAATAA
- a CDS encoding DUF6501 family protein, with product MLHETWKDKEPVKKVEVVHTDAQKFKVSDMLTVGKQYDVVNETEEYYQIIDNSGLVGGYFKTYFKEV from the coding sequence ATGTTACATGAAACTTGGAAGGATAAAGAACCAGTTAAAAAAGTTGAAGTTGTACATACGGATGCTCAAAAGTTTAAAGTTTCCGATATGTTAACAGTAGGTAAACAATATGATGTTGTAAACGAAACAGAAGAATATTATCAAATTATAGATAATTCAGGCTTAGTAGGCGGATACTTTAAAACTTATTTTAAAGAAGTTTAA